In one window of Spartinivicinus marinus DNA:
- the uvrA gene encoding excinuclease ABC subunit UvrA codes for MDKILVRGARTHNLKNINLEIPRDKLIVITGLSGSGKSSLAFDTLYAEGQRRYVESLSTYARQFLSMMDKPDVDHIEGLSPAISIEQKSTSHNPRSTVGTITEIYDYLRLLFARAGTPRCPTHQQPLEAQTISQMVDQVLTLPEGTKLMLLAPVVKDRKGEHLHIISELKSQGFVRARVDGIVTDLDDVPKLAKTKKHTIEVVVDRFKVRDDLQLRLAESFEAAIHLTDGVAEVAFMDGEQDDLIFSARFACPECGYSINELEPRLFSFNNPAGACPTCDGLGARQFFDETKVITSDELTLAEGAIRGWDRRNVYYFQMLTSLAKHYGFDIDTPFCKLAKKHRQVILHGSGDEHINFNYVNDRGMTIKKSHRFEGILPNMERRYRDTDSQSVREELAKYLNTQPCPDCNGSRLKEAARNVYVEENTLPDISQLPVGNALAYFEQLALPGRKGEIADKILKEIRERLHFLVNVGLNYLTLDRSAETLSGGEAQRIRLASQIGAGLVGVMYILDEPSIGLHQRDNDRLLNTLTRLRDLGNTVIVVEHDEDAIRTADHVIDIGPGAGIHGGQIIAEGTPATVMKNNFSLTGRYLSGKEAIEVPSQRTPVDSKKLLKIVGATGNNLKNVNLEIPFGLFTCVTGVSGSGKSTLINGTLYPIAATELNKATTLTPAAYKRVSGLKHFDKCIDIDQSPIGRTPRSNPATYTGIFTAIRELFAGTQEARSRGYKVGRFSFNVKGGRCEACQGDGVIKVEMHFLPDVYVPCDVCKGKRYNRETLEVKYKGKSIHEVLEMTVEEALVFFEAIPAVNRKLQTLMDVGLSYIHLGQNATTLSGGEAQRVKLAKELSKRDTGQTLYILDEPTTGLHFHDIKQLLTVLHRLRDHGNTIVVIEHNLDVIKTADWIIDLGPEGGDGGGEIIATGTPEEVAKAKKSHTGRFLKLMLNNNNNQSLLN; via the coding sequence GTGGATAAAATACTGGTTCGTGGCGCCCGCACTCACAACTTAAAGAACATTAACTTAGAAATACCCCGTGATAAGTTAATTGTTATCACAGGCCTGTCTGGCTCTGGCAAGTCTTCGTTAGCTTTTGATACATTGTATGCAGAAGGTCAGCGGCGCTATGTGGAGTCATTATCCACTTATGCCCGACAGTTTTTGTCCATGATGGATAAGCCTGATGTCGACCATATTGAAGGTTTATCACCAGCCATTTCTATTGAGCAAAAATCAACCTCCCATAACCCCCGGTCTACTGTAGGGACAATCACCGAAATATACGACTATCTTCGGCTATTGTTTGCCAGAGCAGGCACCCCTCGCTGCCCAACCCATCAGCAACCGTTAGAAGCCCAAACCATTTCGCAAATGGTTGACCAGGTATTGACCCTGCCAGAAGGCACCAAGTTAATGCTGTTAGCGCCTGTGGTGAAAGACCGCAAAGGGGAGCACCTGCATATTATTAGCGAGCTAAAAAGCCAAGGGTTTGTGCGAGCTAGAGTTGATGGAATTGTTACTGATTTAGATGATGTACCCAAGCTGGCCAAAACCAAAAAACACACCATTGAAGTCGTCGTGGATCGATTTAAAGTGCGGGATGATCTGCAATTACGACTGGCAGAGTCATTCGAAGCCGCAATTCATCTAACCGATGGTGTAGCTGAAGTCGCTTTTATGGATGGCGAGCAGGATGATTTAATCTTTTCAGCACGATTTGCCTGCCCAGAATGTGGTTACAGTATTAATGAGCTAGAGCCCCGTCTGTTTTCCTTTAACAACCCAGCAGGTGCCTGCCCTACCTGCGACGGTTTAGGTGCCCGACAGTTTTTTGATGAAACAAAAGTCATCACCAGCGATGAACTAACCCTTGCGGAAGGTGCTATTCGCGGCTGGGACAGACGCAATGTGTATTACTTTCAAATGCTCACTTCGCTAGCCAAGCACTATGGTTTTGATATTGATACGCCTTTTTGTAAGCTGGCTAAAAAACACCGCCAGGTTATTTTACATGGTAGTGGTGATGAACATATTAACTTTAATTATGTTAATGACCGTGGCATGACCATAAAAAAATCCCACCGTTTTGAAGGGATTTTACCCAATATGGAGCGCCGTTATCGTGATACCGACTCGCAAAGCGTTAGGGAAGAATTAGCAAAATACTTAAATACCCAACCATGCCCAGACTGTAACGGTAGCCGCTTAAAAGAAGCCGCACGTAACGTATATGTTGAAGAAAACACCCTGCCAGATATTTCTCAATTACCCGTGGGCAATGCCTTAGCCTATTTTGAACAATTAGCACTACCTGGCCGTAAGGGTGAAATTGCCGATAAAATTTTAAAAGAAATTCGCGAACGACTGCATTTTTTAGTCAATGTTGGCCTTAACTATTTAACCTTGGATAGAAGTGCCGAAACCTTATCCGGCGGTGAGGCACAACGAATTCGCCTTGCTAGCCAAATTGGGGCTGGTTTAGTTGGGGTTATGTATATTCTGGATGAGCCTTCTATCGGTCTACACCAACGGGATAATGATCGCCTGCTCAACACCTTGACCCGCCTACGGGATTTAGGCAATACGGTTATTGTGGTAGAACATGACGAAGATGCCATCCGCACTGCTGATCATGTCATTGATATTGGCCCTGGTGCAGGTATCCATGGAGGCCAAATTATTGCTGAAGGCACGCCAGCAACAGTAATGAAAAATAATTTTTCATTAACAGGACGTTACTTATCTGGCAAAGAAGCCATTGAAGTACCCAGCCAACGCACACCAGTTGATAGCAAAAAATTGCTGAAAATAGTTGGCGCCACAGGTAATAACCTGAAGAATGTGAATCTAGAAATCCCCTTCGGTTTATTTACTTGTGTGACTGGGGTATCTGGTTCTGGTAAATCCACTCTAATTAATGGCACCCTTTATCCAATCGCCGCTACTGAATTAAATAAAGCCACCACTTTAACGCCTGCAGCCTATAAACGGGTCAGTGGTTTAAAGCACTTTGATAAATGTATCGATATCGACCAAAGCCCGATTGGACGCACCCCCCGCTCCAACCCTGCGACTTATACTGGCATATTTACGGCTATTCGTGAGCTATTTGCAGGCACCCAAGAAGCTCGATCTAGGGGTTATAAAGTAGGCCGATTCAGCTTTAATGTAAAAGGCGGCCGCTGCGAAGCCTGTCAGGGTGATGGCGTCATTAAAGTAGAAATGCATTTCTTGCCTGATGTGTATGTGCCTTGTGATGTGTGTAAAGGCAAGCGCTATAACCGCGAAACCCTGGAAGTTAAATACAAAGGCAAAAGTATTCATGAAGTACTAGAAATGACTGTTGAAGAAGCCTTAGTATTTTTTGAGGCCATTCCAGCAGTTAATCGGAAATTACAAACCTTAATGGATGTTGGGCTTTCGTATATTCACCTGGGACAAAATGCTACTACCCTTTCTGGCGGTGAAGCACAACGGGTTAAACTAGCGAAAGAGCTGTCGAAACGAGATACTGGACAAACCCTGTATATCCTGGATGAGCCCACCACTGGCCTACATTTTCATGATATTAAACAATTATTAACTGTCTTACATCGCCTGCGCGATCATGGCAACACCATCGTGGTGATCGAGCATAACTTAGATGTTATTAAAACAGCAGACTGGATTATCGACTTAGGCCCAGAAGGTGGTGATGGTGGCGGTGAAATTATCGCGACTGGTACCCCAGAAGAAGTGGCTAAGGCTAAAAAATCCCACACCGGGCGATTTTTAAAGCTGATGCTAAACAATAATAACAACCAAAGCCTACTCAACTAG
- a CDS encoding PBPRA1643 family SWIM/SEC-C metal-binding motif protein: MSRYPYKNLPLKKSEHNNASFKANKIVRLGTDKAPAQITVQTEERKQELATVFADNGWVSVIKVDPEQDENIRDLEILQNKQSSAVSTKKANRNDPCPCQSSKKYKKCCGV; encoded by the coding sequence ATGTCAAGATATCCTTATAAAAATCTTCCCTTGAAAAAGTCCGAGCACAATAACGCTAGCTTTAAAGCTAACAAAATCGTACGCCTAGGCACAGACAAAGCACCTGCTCAAATCACTGTACAAACAGAAGAACGTAAACAGGAACTAGCTACTGTCTTTGCTGACAATGGCTGGGTTAGTGTCATCAAGGTTGACCCAGAACAAGATGAAAATATCCGTGATTTAGAAATCCTACAAAACAAGCAAAGCAGTGCAGTTAGCACCAAAAAAGCAAACCGTAACGACCCCTGTCCTTGTCAAAGTAGTAAAAAGTATAAAAAATGTTGTGGTGTTTAA